Part of the Lolium rigidum isolate FL_2022 chromosome 6, APGP_CSIRO_Lrig_0.1, whole genome shotgun sequence genome, AGTCGGGTACATATAACGTGTTGAAGTGTTGGCTGTGAATTATCTAGAGTTCTCTCCAGTCGATGAGCTAAATCTGCTTCCCTCGCTTTTTTACGTTCTAGAGCACTCTGTTATGTGCCGTTGGTGGGTGCGTTGGGTGGGCCTGTCATTTTGCTTGGATGCACAATTCCAGTACCCAAGAGCATCCTGGACTAGTCTAGAGTCCCTTTCTAGAAGAGGACATGGAGAAGCCAGAGGACTCCAGATGCATCACGAGAGCGCACGGTCCATATACTCCTTGACGAAGCTATAAATAGACTGGCTCACACTTCAGCTGACACAAACCGAGAATTGAGCGAATTCAGGTAGAGCATAGCATTCGATTCGAATCAGGCACTTGCAAACACTTCCGCCGAGCAGAAACCGAAGTATCGCCAAGCCACCAACCATGTCGATTGTGAGGCGCAACAACGTGTTCGATCCTTTCTCCTTCGATCTCTGGGCTGATCCTTTCGACGCCTTCCGCTCCATCGTCCCGGCAGCCTCTGGCAACAGCGAGACGGCCGCGTTCGCCAACGCCCGCGTGGACTGGAAGGAGACCCCCGAGGCACATGTCTTCAAGGCCGATCTCCCCGGCGTGAAGAAGGAGGAGgtcaaggtggaggtggaggatggCAACGTGCTCGTCGTCAGCGGCGAGCGTAGcagggagaaggaggacaagaacGACAAGTGGCACCACGTCGAGCGCAGCAGTGGCAAGTTCGTTAGGCGCTTCCGCCTGCCGGAGAACACCAAGGTGGAGGAGGTGAAGGCCGGGCTGGAGAACGGCGTGCTCACCGTCACCGTGCCTAAGGTTGAGGTCAAGAAGCCCGAGGTCAAGGCCATCGACATCTCTGGTTGAGCGTGTATGCGATGATCCTCATCTTGGCCGATGTCTATGCGAGTACACCCATTTGCCGCGGTTGTGTCCTGTTAGTGTGGAGTCCAATGTAGTTGTGTACCGAACTCTTTTGTATCATTCAGTTGTACTCATGTGATCGTTTCTCAGTTTCTGAAGAATAAATAAGAAACAAATCGGTTGGACTTGAGTTCGGTTCATAGTTTGACAACATTTACAATATGCAGGACGGCTTTCGAGTGTGGATTGTGAGAACTAAGGAAAATGACGCTCCCTGTTTCCTCAAACAGTTGATTGCTCTTGTTCAGATTCAGAAGTGGTAGCATGAGACAAGGACATGAGATTGCAGCAAAGTATTGTTATTTCCAACTAGCACaggggccctcgcaaatgcgagagcatcacctgtagtactttaagtttatttattatttatttctTGATTCTACAAACTCTTTTCATCTCATTTACTTCCTTGGTCATTGAAAACACATGATTTTTAGATATGGATATATTCCTAAATGCTTCACTTCGAGACTATTATATTGCCCATGATTATATTTCtaagaaaaaaaattatgatAAAATAATTTGACGAAAATAATTCATTATTTTACCATGAAACATCTTGACCTTATTGATCACTATTCATATAGTCATATGGAGTATGTCTGCCGGATAGCTGGGAAATCAAAGTAATCAGTTATTGAAGCGCGTTGTGTCAAGCTAGGTATGCAAATAGGAATCGTACATCCTCATAGACTTAGTACATGGAAGAACATTATGTGTTAACCTATTTCGGTCATTGGCCATAGTCTAGCTAGGTACTTACATACATGATAGAATCGTCTGATCGTCAAGCTATATACGTACACGCGAGAGGACATCACAGGTGGACAGAGTGGGTACCAATAAGAACATATTTTGCGAGAGGATGAGAGATATGTAAAATAGTGCGATCAATATGTACATATTCAAATATTTTTGTAGAAGGAAACAAATCATGGCATACAACCAACAAAAAATACAAACATTTGAAACCGTTGAGTACTTCTTTAAGAAATATTTGAATTTCTATTCACGTCTATTGACTTGCTGAAGTTTATTTTATTTACAACCTTCTAAGATTagtagaagcaaaaaaaaaatcatgttataCAACCAAATTATTTGAGAAACGTTTGAATAGTTGACTCACTTCTTCGAGAAACATTTGAATTTATGTTCACAGCTCCAAATCATTTTATACAGCCAAATTTTTTGACAAACGATTTGAATCGCGGACTAATTAACTTCTTTGAGAAAAGTTTAAATTTTTGTTCACATCTTATGACTCTCTGAGGTTTATTTTGTTTACTGTCATTTAATATTAGTAGAAGGAAAAAAAGTTCACATGTTATAcaaccaatttttttttgaaaaatgtttgAATCGCTGACTAACTTAATTGAGAAACGTTTGAATTTATGTTCGCCGGTGCTGACTCACTGAGGTTTATTTTGTTTTACAACTATTTGATATCCGTTTTTCTTACATAAAGATACTACTATATAACTTTCCGTGGTGGCACACACAACTTAGTTCACACGTGATAAAACCATTTAAAAAAACATTTGAATCGCTGACTTTGTTCTTTGAGAAACGTTTAAATTTATGTTCGTAGGTGCTAACTCGCAGAGGTTTATTTTGTTGACAACAATTTGAGGTCAGTTTTGTTTACGTAAAGATATACTATATAACTTTCCTGTTGGCACACAACATAAATAGGTAAGTATATaataggttgggttggtttcttcTCGTGCACGTGTCTCTTGCCTAGGTATGTAAAATATCAATATGAGTTAAAAGGAAAGATGGGATGTCATATGTACGTacggtttttttttctttatttttttctttcctaTGGATGGTCGCGTGTACGTGACATATTTTATATGTCTATAAATTGTGCACGTACATGTTACGTAAAATCCTTAAATCTTAGCCATTAAACTTATAGATCTAACGACtaaaataattctaatgatgtggatcaacgtggtgtctctattttagaccatgtatcttgcttttagtatataatagataaaataataagtatactcTAACTGttcaaacaaaattttcagcttttCCATCGTCATAGTTTTTTCATCGGATATGTCAGAAATAAGAAGGAAAAAAGTTGTAGCACTTTGACAACACCCACAAAATAAACAAATGTGTCTATACAATAGATCCTTATTTTGTCATAGCAAATCACCAAGACCGCGCATCCCGGAGGTGAGCTTTGTGTTACAAGGACGGAGGTGAGCTTTGTGTTACAAGGACCTACTGTAACGCACCTCTTTTTGGCTGACGACACTGTAGTGTTTTGGAGGCCACCATAGAAAGTCTCTTGGCCTGAGCAAGGTGCTGCAAGTTTATGAGGAGGGTTTTCGACAAACAGAAATCCTctatttactttgggaagagaTCCCAGGCTGATCCTAAGACCGAACTAAAGGACACAATTGGTATTGCTTGTGATGCCCTATCAACACTTAAAATtttaaattatatttttattttattagtATTTCATTTAAATAATTAAATCATTATTTCTAAATGAATTCAAATTCACAATTAAACTTAAAAGCAACATAGAACAAGGGGGATAACATAAA contains:
- the LOC124661909 gene encoding 16.9 kDa class I heat shock protein 1-like, which codes for MSIVRRNNVFDPFSFDLWADPFDAFRSIVPAASGNSETAAFANARVDWKETPEAHVFKADLPGVKKEEVKVEVEDGNVLVVSGERSREKEDKNDKWHHVERSSGKFVRRFRLPENTKVEEVKAGLENGVLTVTVPKVEVKKPEVKAIDISG